From a single Bacillus gobiensis genomic region:
- a CDS encoding HAD family hydrolase yields the protein MDWLKDIKAVIFDLDGTLYQDYTFLGRYIKHLFEGTLSEAEIEIKVKEAYAILEGHHPVRLGYFYNRENEKVYAHKDLRLTKAFHWNGIEEENLIALDECLFYIGDPWGIAKLYIDRYGLDEQTARNAFERVRQEMLCKPNEIYRHHPLFDSISKLNVQKKLFLTNTPEPSGPEFVKHLQIGELFDTYVYDACKPDGINESLEQLLKDGYLAHEILSIGDNPWNDLYPVKKRGGRTCLISKYVHADPTIWDVTVETIEELADFLQNHAAEIQPAIKGQ from the coding sequence ATGGATTGGCTTAAAGATATTAAAGCAGTGATTTTTGATTTGGACGGTACGTTATATCAGGACTATACATTTTTAGGTCGGTATATTAAACATTTGTTTGAAGGAACTTTATCTGAAGCCGAAATCGAAATAAAGGTGAAAGAAGCCTACGCCATACTTGAAGGGCATCATCCTGTACGACTTGGATATTTTTATAATCGTGAAAACGAAAAGGTATATGCTCATAAAGACCTGCGGCTTACAAAAGCATTTCACTGGAATGGAATAGAAGAAGAGAATTTGATCGCTTTAGACGAATGCTTGTTTTATATAGGTGATCCTTGGGGTATTGCCAAGCTTTACATTGATCGATATGGCTTGGATGAACAAACGGCAAGAAATGCTTTTGAGCGCGTCAGACAAGAGATGCTATGCAAGCCGAATGAAATCTACCGCCACCACCCTTTATTTGATAGCATTTCAAAATTGAATGTGCAGAAGAAACTCTTTTTAACAAACACACCTGAGCCTTCAGGTCCTGAATTTGTTAAACACTTGCAAATCGGGGAGTTGTTTGACACTTACGTTTACGATGCTTGCAAACCGGACGGCATAAATGAATCTCTTGAACAGTTGCTAAAGGATGGGTACCTGGCTCACGAAATTTTGTCGATCGGCGATAATCCATGGAATGACCTGTATCCTGTGAAGAAAAGGGGAGGTCGGACGTGTCTGATTTCGAAATACGTTCATGCTGACCCGACAATATGGGACGTGACTGTTGAAACGATCGAAGAACTGGCGGACTTTTTACAAAACCATGCGGCGGAAATTCAACCTGCCATAAAAGGGCAGTAA
- a CDS encoding DUF2935 domain-containing protein, which produces MQFYYGQKMPLRILDEAEFWKHQEEEHTVVIRELVKNLEANYVEALIEWEKVLSETHQRVIRFIETVTRSDYEITPSLYQDVLKLVSFCLEQSQRFIDLCRQIKNQSEAIKNNLTAKVVIDHIIRESEYFIGIAQTILYQK; this is translated from the coding sequence ATGCAATTTTATTATGGACAAAAAATGCCATTACGTATTTTGGACGAGGCTGAATTTTGGAAGCATCAAGAAGAAGAGCATACAGTTGTCATACGGGAATTAGTGAAAAACTTGGAAGCGAATTATGTCGAAGCATTAATAGAATGGGAAAAGGTATTAAGCGAAACACATCAGCGGGTCATTAGATTTATTGAGACGGTAACCCGTTCGGACTATGAAATTACACCTTCCCTCTACCAGGATGTACTCAAACTCGTATCATTCTGTTTAGAACAAAGTCAAAGATTTATTGATTTATGCAGACAAATTAAGAACCAAAGCGAAGCAATCAAAAACAATTTAACTGCGAAAGTTGTAATTGATCATATTATCCGTGAATCCGAATATTTCATCGGCATTGCCCAAACCATTTTATATCAAAAATAG
- a CDS encoding ABC transporter ATP-binding protein produces MAEIRLKNVSKTYKDEEVVKDLNLTIRDGSFTVLVGPSGSGKSTTLRMIAGLEQQSGGEIWIGDRCVNDVAPGKRNIAMVFQNYALYPTMTVRGNIEFGLVNKKVPKKEREQLINEISEIVGLTEYLDKKPQNLSGGQRQRVALARAMVKKPEVFILDEPLSNLDAKLRIQMRTELIQLHKRLGTTFVYVTHDQVEAMSMGDEIVILNKGEIQQMDTPMNVYHDPNNRFTAEFIGTPAMNTFDYEQVKDYFSNLNGDVAFLGFRPEHASLSLTNNTDHSDCLVLHSDIITMETLGSETIYTVKNDIGKMHIKSFIAPFENVKKIIVSVPHEKIYAFDKEGKRNRSVAMGQLNSALLGGV; encoded by the coding sequence GTGGCTGAGATCAGGCTGAAAAATGTATCAAAAACATACAAGGATGAAGAAGTTGTTAAAGATCTTAATTTAACGATTCGCGACGGATCTTTCACTGTCCTCGTCGGACCATCAGGCAGCGGTAAGTCAACGACGCTTCGAATGATTGCAGGACTTGAACAGCAATCAGGCGGGGAAATCTGGATTGGAGATAGATGTGTCAATGATGTAGCACCAGGAAAACGAAATATTGCGATGGTATTTCAAAATTATGCCTTATACCCAACGATGACAGTCAGGGGGAATATTGAGTTTGGTCTCGTCAATAAGAAAGTTCCTAAAAAAGAACGGGAGCAGCTAATCAACGAAATCTCAGAGATTGTCGGTTTGACAGAATACCTTGATAAAAAACCGCAAAATCTGTCGGGTGGACAACGGCAACGTGTGGCATTAGCCCGCGCAATGGTAAAAAAACCGGAAGTCTTTATTTTGGACGAGCCATTATCAAATCTTGATGCAAAATTACGCATCCAAATGAGAACGGAGCTAATCCAGCTGCACAAGAGATTGGGAACGACCTTTGTATATGTCACCCACGATCAAGTGGAAGCCATGTCTATGGGCGATGAAATCGTCATTTTAAATAAAGGTGAAATCCAGCAAATGGACACGCCGATGAATGTCTATCACGATCCGAACAACAGGTTTACAGCTGAATTTATTGGAACACCAGCTATGAATACGTTTGACTATGAACAGGTGAAAGATTATTTTTCAAATTTGAATGGAGATGTTGCATTTCTTGGGTTTCGTCCTGAGCATGCCTCATTATCCTTAACGAATAATACGGATCATTCCGATTGCCTGGTGCTGCACAGTGACATTATCACGATGGAAACACTGGGATCCGAAACGATTTATACCGTAAAAAACGATATTGGAAAAATGCATATAAAGAGCTTTATCGCTCCTTTTGAAAATGTGAAAAAAATCATTGTGTCGGTTCCACACGAAAAAATTTATGCTTTTGATAAGGAAGGGAAACGGAACCGTTCTGTTGCCATGGGGCAGTTGAATTCAGCTCTGTTAGGGGGAGTATAA
- a CDS encoding glycerol-3-phosphate responsive antiterminator — MLRCKEENVFFERLFQHKKIAAVKHPKSIEKAVMLKDQISAVFLLTGNIMSVKKYVDLLKNEGIPVFVHIEKIGGISMDNEGLDFVANYVRPLGIVSTKPNLIAKARKRKLMTIQRIFMIDTEVYDHVLHIVEQHQPDLIEIMPSRLPQVIRELSQKVHVPLITGGLLSEKAHAVEALENGAVGVSTSNIDVWKADLSMKEDVQKVTS; from the coding sequence TTGCTCAGGTGCAAAGAAGAAAACGTCTTTTTTGAACGTCTTTTTCAGCATAAAAAGATTGCAGCCGTAAAACATCCGAAAAGTATTGAAAAGGCAGTTATGCTAAAAGACCAAATCAGTGCCGTTTTTTTGCTGACTGGTAATATTATGTCGGTTAAAAAGTATGTGGATTTGTTAAAGAACGAAGGAATTCCTGTCTTTGTTCATATTGAAAAAATTGGCGGTATAAGCATGGATAACGAAGGGCTCGACTTTGTTGCCAATTACGTACGGCCGCTAGGGATTGTCTCAACGAAACCGAATTTGATCGCAAAGGCGAGAAAGAGAAAGTTGATGACCATTCAACGTATATTTATGATCGATACGGAAGTATACGATCACGTGCTACATATAGTTGAACAGCATCAACCTGATTTAATTGAAATCATGCCATCCCGCCTGCCGCAAGTCATCCGCGAACTGAGTCAGAAGGTCCATGTCCCGTTGATTACGGGAGGCTTGCTCTCAGAAAAAGCCCATGCCGTCGAAGCGCTTGAAAATGGAGCTGTTGGTGTATCAACCTCCAATATAGACGTTTGGAAAGCAGACCTTTCGATGAAAGAAGATGTTCAAAAAGTCACTAGTTAG
- a CDS encoding ArsR/SmtB family transcription factor, with the protein MNGNPNITEMASLLADPSRAEILTCLLDGRFHTASELASIAKVKPQTASFHLAKLSKIHLIKMEKHGRFHYYQLANQEVAQMLESFLVISPPAEIKSLKQDSQTRALRKARTCYDHIAGNLGVRLTESMVHSGILSKEQGQFEVTEKGEQFFGDLGLDLPSIRKKRRSFSRCCLDWSERQHHLAGSLGSALATHFFEKQWITHIPYTRAVSITSTGRFYFKKYFNI; encoded by the coding sequence ATGAATGGAAACCCTAATATTACTGAAATGGCCTCGCTTCTGGCTGATCCATCAAGGGCAGAAATATTAACGTGTCTATTGGACGGGCGATTTCATACAGCGAGTGAATTAGCCTCCATTGCAAAAGTAAAGCCGCAAACAGCCAGTTTTCATTTGGCAAAGCTAAGCAAAATCCATTTGATAAAAATGGAGAAACATGGCCGGTTTCATTACTATCAATTAGCTAATCAAGAGGTCGCACAAATGTTAGAGTCTTTCCTTGTTATTTCACCGCCTGCAGAAATAAAGTCATTAAAACAAGATTCGCAAACAAGAGCGTTACGTAAAGCAAGAACTTGTTATGACCATATAGCCGGAAATTTGGGAGTTCGCTTAACGGAGTCGATGGTTCATTCGGGAATTTTAAGCAAAGAACAGGGGCAGTTTGAAGTAACGGAAAAGGGAGAACAATTTTTTGGCGATTTAGGATTAGACTTGCCCTCAATAAGAAAAAAACGACGTTCATTTTCCAGATGTTGTTTAGACTGGAGTGAAAGGCAGCATCACCTGGCAGGCAGCTTAGGAAGTGCACTAGCTACTCATTTTTTTGAAAAACAGTGGATCACTCATATCCCTTATACAAGAGCTGTCAGCATTACAAGCACCGGACGGTTTTATTTCAAAAAGTACTTTAATATATGA
- a CDS encoding isocitrate lyase/PEP mutase family protein: MKNNRTVKYEKFRQLHSRSKTFVLPNAWDAGSAAIYQQSGFEAIGTTSAGMAVSLGYPDGENLPFDKLLEALRSIVNAVDVPISADIEAGYGKSVQEVRENVRQIISTGVVGINLEDGTGNPDAPIYDLSLQCEKIAAIKELCDSLKMPLFVNARTDLFWLNIGNPEERLIIAINRCKAYQEAGADSIFVPGLKNTDAINILRQEISIPINLLIDAETPSLQMLSEIGIERVSTGSAPFRATVTFLKRVSEDIIKRGDFQQIADGVISYHELAK; this comes from the coding sequence ATGAAAAATAATCGAACAGTAAAATATGAAAAATTCCGGCAGCTTCATAGCCGATCTAAAACTTTTGTCCTTCCAAATGCTTGGGACGCCGGAAGTGCAGCAATTTATCAACAAAGCGGTTTTGAAGCGATCGGAACGACGAGTGCAGGAATGGCTGTCTCATTAGGGTATCCTGACGGAGAAAATCTTCCTTTTGATAAATTGCTGGAAGCATTAAGGTCTATTGTAAATGCTGTGGATGTTCCAATCAGTGCGGATATCGAAGCGGGTTATGGGAAGTCAGTACAGGAAGTGAGAGAAAATGTAAGGCAGATTATTTCTACGGGAGTTGTAGGTATTAATCTTGAAGATGGGACAGGAAACCCTGATGCCCCCATTTATGATCTTTCATTGCAGTGTGAAAAAATAGCAGCTATCAAAGAGCTTTGTGATTCGCTGAAAATGCCCTTATTCGTCAATGCCCGTACAGACCTTTTTTGGCTTAATATAGGGAATCCCGAAGAGCGTTTGATAATAGCCATAAATCGTTGTAAGGCTTACCAAGAGGCAGGAGCAGACTCCATCTTTGTTCCCGGTCTAAAAAACACAGACGCTATTAACATTCTCAGACAGGAAATATCAATCCCAATCAATTTATTAATTGATGCAGAAACTCCTTCTCTGCAGATGCTTTCTGAAATTGGAATTGAGAGGGTAAGCACTGGTTCGGCACCTTTTCGAGCGACAGTTACATTCTTAAAAAGAGTAAGTGAAGATATCATAAAACGAGGTGATTTTCAGCAAATAGCGGATGGGGTAATTTCATATCATGAGTTGGCCAAATAG
- the copZ gene encoding copper chaperone CopZ, translating into MENVKLQVKGMSCSHCVNAIEGNVSQLEGVHSVNVHLNDGSVDVSFDSKNISLREITDVIEDQGYEVG; encoded by the coding sequence ATGGAAAATGTAAAATTACAGGTAAAAGGAATGTCTTGCAGTCATTGTGTAAATGCCATTGAAGGGAATGTTAGTCAATTAGAAGGTGTTCATTCAGTAAATGTTCATTTAAATGATGGAAGCGTAGACGTATCGTTTGATTCAAAAAACATTTCTTTACGGGAAATTACCGATGTTATTGAAGACCAAGGCTATGAAGTAGGCTAA
- a CDS encoding ABC transporter substrate-binding protein, whose product MKKLAFIFMLFTMVLLAACQSGGTSNESKANADSGSEENGGKIEINYWYAWGDKIGENNENLAKMFNESQDKYHVNAEFQGTYDDLHAKTQAAFAAGNAPEVTLNEIASIGVFAKSGMTENLTPFVEKDDIKMDDFNPGLMGNSYVDGKLYGLPYLRSTPILYMNTTLLKEAGLDPAGPKDWKEFEEYARKLTKKGERVGISLPADIWFFEAFVAQSGGKMLSKDEKTAEFNGDAGVKALEFWKKLAKEGVSKVPTGEKAGDLAKQDFANGKAAMIFSSTADLSYQLSVSKEKGFEINTSFMPASDSYAVPTGGANLVMTAGLDKEKQEAAWEFIKFMTAKEQTIYASKYTGYLPSRLSAIDSEEMKTLYKEKPQFKVAVDQLQYGHARPMAEAYPEVVKVVVDEMNRSILKDDVQPKDALDAAAEKANQLLK is encoded by the coding sequence ATGAAAAAGTTAGCTTTTATTTTTATGTTATTCACGATGGTTCTTTTGGCTGCATGCCAGTCCGGCGGTACTTCAAATGAGAGCAAAGCCAATGCAGATTCAGGAAGCGAAGAAAACGGAGGAAAGATTGAAATCAACTATTGGTATGCTTGGGGAGATAAAATCGGAGAAAACAATGAAAATCTAGCAAAAATGTTTAATGAATCCCAGGACAAATATCATGTAAATGCAGAATTTCAAGGGACATATGACGATCTTCATGCAAAAACACAGGCCGCATTTGCTGCAGGAAATGCACCAGAGGTCACATTAAATGAAATCGCATCAATCGGTGTATTTGCTAAATCAGGAATGACAGAAAATTTAACTCCTTTCGTTGAGAAGGATGATATCAAAATGGATGATTTTAATCCGGGACTCATGGGGAATTCATACGTAGATGGCAAGCTGTATGGACTTCCGTATCTACGCAGTACACCGATTCTTTATATGAACACGACATTGCTGAAAGAAGCGGGATTGGATCCGGCTGGGCCTAAAGATTGGAAAGAATTTGAAGAGTATGCGAGAAAGCTGACAAAGAAAGGTGAGCGTGTAGGGATCAGTTTGCCGGCTGATATTTGGTTCTTTGAAGCATTCGTAGCACAAAGCGGAGGAAAAATGCTTTCAAAGGATGAAAAAACAGCTGAATTCAATGGAGATGCTGGGGTAAAAGCACTTGAATTTTGGAAAAAACTCGCGAAAGAAGGCGTAAGTAAAGTTCCTACAGGTGAAAAAGCAGGAGATTTAGCGAAGCAGGATTTCGCAAATGGAAAAGCAGCCATGATCTTTTCTTCCACAGCTGACCTTTCGTATCAGCTGTCCGTATCGAAAGAGAAAGGCTTTGAAATTAACACTTCTTTTATGCCTGCAAGTGATTCTTATGCTGTCCCAACAGGAGGAGCTAATCTTGTGATGACGGCTGGATTGGATAAAGAAAAGCAAGAAGCAGCTTGGGAATTCATCAAATTTATGACGGCGAAAGAACAAACCATTTATGCAAGTAAATATACAGGCTATTTGCCAAGCCGCCTGTCAGCTATCGATTCTGAAGAAATGAAGACATTGTATAAGGAAAAACCTCAGTTCAAAGTGGCTGTTGACCAACTGCAATATGGGCATGCGCGGCCGATGGCAGAAGCATATCCAGAGGTTGTAAAGGTCGTTGTGGATGAGATGAACAGATCTATCCTTAAAGATGATGTACAGCCTAAGGATGCACTGGATGCGGCGGCTGAAAAAGCCAATCAATTACTTAAATAA
- a CDS encoding carbohydrate ABC transporter permease, which translates to MRWSSIRPYAMISPAILVFCLFFIYPICYMVYLSLVDWNFVSPVKNFVGFDNFQALLSEQQFIEVMRNTMTYTFLTVSLTIIISLVLAVWLNKQGAVYGFVQGAIFSPHIISLVSISMLWMWLMDTDYGLLNWFLNLFGISNVPWLSDPGTSLLSLVIVAVWKGIGYNTLIFIAGLQSIPRDIYEAAALDDTSKMRTFIKLTLPMLSPTLFFITIINLISSFQVFETIAIMTQGGPINSTNTFVYYIYEFGFRFFKIGYASAAGVILLIIISILTLMYFRILSRRVHYR; encoded by the coding sequence ATGAGGTGGAGCAGCATACGTCCTTATGCGATGATTTCTCCGGCCATTCTCGTCTTCTGCTTGTTTTTTATTTATCCTATTTGCTACATGGTTTACTTAAGCCTGGTCGACTGGAATTTTGTCAGTCCGGTGAAAAATTTTGTCGGTTTTGATAATTTTCAAGCCCTCTTATCTGAACAACAATTTATCGAAGTGATGAGAAATACAATGACCTACACGTTCCTCACTGTTTCACTTACGATAATCATTTCTCTTGTACTTGCAGTCTGGCTTAATAAACAGGGGGCAGTGTATGGTTTTGTTCAAGGAGCCATCTTCAGTCCCCATATCATCTCGCTTGTTTCTATTTCCATGCTTTGGATGTGGCTGATGGACACAGATTACGGGTTGTTAAACTGGTTTTTGAATTTGTTCGGCATTTCAAATGTACCTTGGCTGAGTGATCCTGGAACATCGCTTCTATCACTTGTAATTGTCGCGGTTTGGAAGGGTATTGGCTATAACACGCTGATTTTTATTGCTGGGCTTCAGAGTATTCCGCGAGATATTTATGAAGCAGCTGCACTTGATGATACTAGTAAAATGCGCACTTTTATTAAGCTAACATTGCCAATGCTGTCACCAACGTTGTTTTTTATTACCATTATTAACCTGATTAGCTCGTTTCAAGTATTTGAGACGATAGCGATCATGACTCAAGGCGGGCCGATCAATTCAACCAATACGTTTGTTTATTACATCTATGAATTTGGTTTCCGTTTCTTTAAGATTGGATATGCTTCCGCTGCAGGCGTGATTCTGCTGATTATTATTAGTATATTAACGCTGATGTATTTCAGAATCCTGTCGCGTCGTGTGCACTACCGTTAA
- a CDS encoding carbohydrate ABC transporter permease — MKRSLLGRLINGIGLFLVVCIFALPFVWMISTSFKTLGETMTFPPQWLPNQLLWENFSKAWNSGPFFTYFINSLIVSISILVLQFLTIIPAAYAFARYQFKGRGFFFSLTMITLMIPAQLIFLPVYLQMSSWGLLNTLWALILPFASSAFGIFLLRQAFKQVPEELLEAARLDEASEWRIIYKIMIPIAKPVLITFGLFSFITHWNDYFWPLVMTTNDTARTLPLGISKLREVDGGVAWNILMAGNMILVIPILIVFFFAQRQIIRAFVYTGVK; from the coding sequence ATGAAACGATCATTATTAGGAAGACTCATCAATGGTATTGGCCTGTTTCTTGTCGTTTGCATTTTTGCTTTGCCCTTTGTCTGGATGATCTCCACCTCTTTTAAAACATTGGGTGAGACGATGACATTTCCGCCGCAATGGCTGCCTAACCAATTGCTTTGGGAAAACTTCTCTAAGGCATGGAACTCTGGACCGTTTTTTACCTATTTTATCAACAGTCTAATCGTTTCGATCAGCATCCTGGTTTTGCAATTTCTTACGATTATTCCGGCTGCTTATGCGTTTGCGAGATATCAATTCAAAGGACGAGGCTTTTTCTTTTCGTTAACGATGATTACGTTAATGATTCCGGCACAGCTCATTTTTCTGCCGGTTTATTTGCAAATGAGTTCATGGGGGCTGCTTAATACGCTTTGGGCGCTTATCCTTCCGTTTGCTTCAAGTGCTTTTGGAATTTTCCTTCTGCGCCAAGCGTTTAAACAAGTACCGGAAGAATTGCTGGAAGCAGCGCGTTTGGATGAGGCCAGTGAATGGAGAATAATTTATAAAATTATGATTCCAATTGCTAAGCCAGTGCTAATCACGTTCGGACTTTTTAGCTTTATTACCCATTGGAATGACTATTTTTGGCCGCTTGTTATGACAACTAACGATACAGCCAGGACTCTTCCACTGGGGATTTCCAAGCTGCGGGAAGTTGACGGGGGTGTGGCCTGGAATATCCTGATGGCAGGAAATATGATTCTAGTTATTCCAATATTAATTGTGTTTTTCTTTGCCCAACGCCAGATTATCCGTGCTTTTGTTTATACCGGTGTAAAATAA
- a CDS encoding heavy metal translocating P-type ATPase produces the protein MSDKKETTLQIAGMTCAACAVRIEKGLKKVDGVDDANVNFALEKSKVTFDPSKANVNKLKEKVESLGYKVVTEKAEFDITGMTCAACANRIEKRLNRLDGVQNATVNFALETAQVEYSPEEVSASDMKEAIKKLGYQLEQKQEDTGEKVDHRQKEIEKQTGKFIFSLLLSIPLLWAMVSHFEFTSFIWLPEMFSNPWVQLALATPVQFVVGGQFYVGAYKALRNKSANMDVLVALGTSAAYFYSLYLSIQSIGSGAHMVELYFETSAVLLTLIILGKLFEAKAKGRSSEAIKKLMGLQAKTATVLRDGQELNVPIEEVKALDIVYVKPGEKVPVDGEIIEGRSALDESMITGESIPVDKTTGDVVIGSTINKNGFLKVKATKVGKDTALAQIIKVVEEAQGSKAPIQRLADVISGIFVPIVIGIAVVTFLVWYLFVSPGEFAAALEKLIAVLVIACPCALGLATPTSIMAGSGRAAEYGILFKGGEHLETTHRLDTVILDKTGTVTNGKPTLTDVIVSNGMDKAEFLRLVGTSEKNSEHPLAEAIVQGVKDRGIKLGDSEHFEAIPGFGIHTIVETKTILIGTRRLMENNEIDIQEIIPKVEELEKQGKTAMFVAIDNQFAGVIAVADTIKETSKKAIQRLQEMGLEVVMITGDNKATAQAIASEVGIEHVIAEVLPEGKAEEVKKLQNAGKKVAMVGDGINDAPALATADIGMAIGTGTDVAMEAADITLIRGDLNSIADAIFMSKMTIRNIKQNLFWAFGYNTLGVPIAALGFLAPWLAGAAMAFSSVSVVLNALRLQRMKLRG, from the coding sequence GTGAGTGATAAAAAAGAAACTACCCTTCAGATTGCTGGAATGACGTGTGCGGCTTGTGCCGTGCGAATTGAAAAAGGCTTAAAAAAAGTTGATGGGGTAGATGATGCTAATGTGAACTTTGCGTTGGAAAAATCCAAAGTAACATTCGACCCATCCAAAGCCAACGTAAACAAACTGAAAGAAAAAGTAGAATCTCTAGGGTATAAAGTAGTTACGGAAAAAGCGGAATTTGATATTACCGGAATGACCTGTGCAGCGTGTGCGAACAGGATTGAAAAACGTTTAAATAGATTAGACGGCGTCCAAAACGCCACTGTCAATTTTGCTTTAGAGACTGCACAAGTCGAATATAGCCCGGAAGAAGTGTCGGCTTCAGATATGAAAGAGGCGATCAAAAAGCTGGGCTACCAGTTAGAACAAAAGCAAGAAGATACAGGAGAAAAAGTTGACCACAGACAAAAAGAGATAGAGAAGCAAACAGGCAAGTTCATTTTCTCCCTGCTGCTTTCCATTCCTTTACTTTGGGCGATGGTTAGTCACTTTGAATTCACTTCGTTTATTTGGCTGCCGGAAATGTTCTCGAATCCTTGGGTGCAGCTGGCACTTGCAACTCCGGTTCAATTTGTGGTTGGCGGCCAGTTTTACGTTGGAGCCTATAAAGCATTGCGAAATAAAAGTGCGAATATGGATGTTTTAGTCGCGCTCGGAACGTCAGCTGCTTATTTCTACAGCCTTTATTTAAGCATTCAATCGATCGGATCAGGTGCCCATATGGTGGAATTATATTTTGAAACGAGTGCAGTTTTGCTTACTCTGATCATTTTAGGCAAATTATTTGAAGCAAAAGCAAAAGGACGTTCATCAGAAGCAATAAAAAAACTGATGGGACTTCAGGCAAAAACGGCTACTGTTCTAAGAGACGGCCAAGAATTAAATGTACCGATCGAAGAAGTAAAAGCTCTAGACATTGTTTACGTAAAGCCAGGAGAAAAGGTGCCTGTTGACGGAGAGATCATCGAAGGCAGGTCTGCCCTGGATGAGTCAATGATTACTGGGGAAAGTATTCCTGTTGATAAAACGACAGGAGATGTTGTAATTGGATCCACAATCAATAAAAACGGATTTTTGAAGGTGAAGGCGACTAAAGTTGGAAAGGACACAGCTTTGGCGCAAATTATTAAAGTAGTGGAAGAAGCTCAAGGATCGAAAGCGCCTATTCAACGTTTGGCTGACGTTATCTCTGGAATATTTGTCCCGATTGTTATTGGAATCGCGGTTGTTACGTTCCTTGTGTGGTATTTATTCGTCAGTCCGGGAGAGTTCGCAGCAGCCCTTGAAAAATTAATTGCTGTGTTAGTTATCGCCTGTCCTTGTGCATTAGGGTTGGCCACTCCTACGTCCATCATGGCCGGATCCGGGCGGGCAGCTGAGTACGGAATATTGTTTAAAGGCGGCGAACACCTTGAAACGACTCATCGTTTGGATACAGTGATTTTAGATAAAACCGGAACGGTCACCAATGGTAAACCGACGCTTACTGACGTGATTGTGTCAAATGGGATGGATAAAGCTGAATTTTTAAGGTTGGTCGGTACTTCCGAAAAGAATTCCGAGCATCCTCTTGCTGAAGCCATCGTCCAAGGGGTTAAAGACAGAGGAATCAAACTCGGCGATTCGGAGCATTTTGAAGCTATTCCGGGCTTTGGAATCCATACAATTGTTGAGACGAAAACCATATTGATCGGAACACGCCGGCTTATGGAGAATAACGAAATTGATATTCAAGAGATCATACCGAAAGTGGAAGAGTTAGAAAAGCAAGGTAAGACGGCAATGTTCGTCGCAATTGACAATCAATTTGCCGGAGTTATCGCTGTTGCGGACACAATAAAAGAAACGTCTAAAAAAGCGATTCAGAGATTACAAGAAATGGGGCTCGAAGTGGTTATGATCACGGGAGATAACAAAGCCACAGCCCAAGCCATTGCTAGTGAAGTCGGCATTGAACATGTAATAGCCGAAGTTCTGCCGGAGGGGAAAGCAGAAGAAGTCAAAAAGCTTCAAAACGCTGGGAAAAAAGTAGCGATGGTTGGAGATGGAATCAACGATGCACCGGCACTGGCAACAGCTGACATCGGTATGGCAATCGGGACCGGGACGGATGTTGCAATGGAGGCTGCTGATATCACATTGATTCGCGGTGATTTAAATAGCATAGCTGATGCAATCTTTATGAGTAAAATGACCATTCGTAACATTAAGCAAAATCTGTTTTGGGCGTTTGGCTATAATACGTTAGGTGTTCCTATTGCGGCGCTTGGCTTCCTTGCTCCGTGGCTTGCGGGAGCAGCTATGGCATTTAGTTCCGTGTCCGTTGTTTTAAATGCACTGCGCCTGCAGCGAATGAAGTTAAGAGGGTAG